DNA from Pseudomonas mendocina:
GGCTGAAACGGCGACGGCGCATCAGCGCGATCCAGGATGCGGGCATGGCGGCTCCAGAAAGTGAAGGTCAAAGCACAAGGACAGTACTGCGTTGCTGGGGGCATTGACCGGTCATTCGTCGCCCGGTTTCGTTGCTGTGCCTGTAGCCTGGTTACCGCGTGTTACTGCCAACTGGCCTGCTGCGCCGATAACGGCGCCTGGCACAGGGTGGCGCTGCCGGGTTCGAGGTAGGGCGTGAGGATCGGCGCCATGCCTTTGAGTACCTGCACCGGTAGTGCCGACGTGAAGGTGAAGCGCTCGGCCTCGCGCCCCGGCACGAAAGCCGTCAGGGTGCCGTAGTGACGAGGGCCGAGAAAGAATACGAAGGTGGCGGTGCGGTTCATCGCCCGTGAACTCAGCACCCGTCCGCCAGCGCCGACGCTTTCGATGCGGTTGTCACCGGTGCCGGTCTTGCCGCCAAGGGTCAGCGCCTGGCCGTCTGCCAGTCGGAAACTGCCTTGCAGGCGACGTGCCGTGCCACCTTCGACGACTTGGGAAAGCGCGCCGCGCAATGCCGCAGCGACCTCCGATGGCATGACCCGCTTGCCACTCTGCGGATCACGTTCGACTCGCGTTTCGTAGGGGGTGTTGGCTGCAAAGTGCAGTTCATCGATGCGTTGCACCGGCTGGCGAATGCCGTCGTTCTGAATGATGCCCATCAACTCGGCCAGCGCCGCCGGGCGGTCGCCAGAGCTGCCCAAGGCAGTCGCCAGCGACGGCACGAGGTGCTGGAAGGGGTAGCCGAGATTCTTCCAGCGGCGGTGGATGTCGGAGAACGCCTCCACCTCAAGCATGATGCGGATGCGGCTGTCGCGGGCACTCTTGTGCCGGCTGCGGAACAGCCAGCCGTAGACCTCCTGGCGCTCGTCGACGCTGGCGGCCACGGCATCGCTGAAGCTGGCTTGTGGTTGCTGGATGAGAAAGCCCAGCAGCCACAGCTCTAACGGGTGAACGCGGGCGATGTAGCCCTGATCCGGCAGGCTGTAGGCGCCGGGGCCGTAGTCGTTGTAGAGCCGGGTGATGCGTGCATCGCTGAGGTTCTCCTGCGGTACCTGGGCGCGCAGGAAGGCGGCGAACGTCGCCTCGTCGGCATTCGGTATCAGGTAGCGATGCACGGCAGCCAAGCGTGCCGAGGTCTGCCGCAGGCCGCTGAGAAAGGTCTCCAGGCGTTGCTGTTCGGGCTGGCCCTGGTACTTGCGCCAGAAACGCAGAAGGAAGGTGCGACCTTCCCGGTCGGCGAAGCGCTGCAGGTACTCCTGGCGCCGAGGATCCTTGTCGTCCTTGAGCAGTTCGGCGCTGCTCTGATAGGTGCTGTAACGCACCAGATCGCGCATCAGGCGCACGAATGGCAGGTTGATCGACTCGCGCAGGGACTCGCGCAGTGTGGGGTTGCGGCCATTGTCCTCGCGACGGAAGTTGCCGAAGGTGTGCACGCCGCCGCCAGTGAAGAAGCGCTCATGCGGGTTGGCGGAGTAGCGTCGCTCCAGTGCGGCGTCGAGCATGCTCGCGAGGTCGACGCCTGGATTGCTGCGCAGGTAATCCACGGCCCAGCGGCTGAGGTGATCCTGTTCGGCGATCTCCAGCGCACGCAGCTCGGCGGGTGTCTTGCCTGAATGGCGTTGATGCAGTTCCGCGATGATTTCCAGGTAGGTCGCGAGCACGCGCAGCTTGGCGGTCGAGCCCAGTTCCAGTTTGCTGCCCTCGTTGATGTCGAAGGGTTGGTCGGTGCTGTCGGTCTGCACGCGAACTAGGCTGCCCGTTGCGGTGCGTTCGAACAGGGTGAAGCTGTAGCGCACTTCGGCGGTTTTCTCCGGTGACAGCAGGCGATCACCGAACAGGCCAATCTTGCCGGCGAACTCGGGGTCGGCCAGGTGTTGCAAATAAGCGCTGGTCTGCTGCTGCAGGTCGCGTTGCAGAGTACTGCGCGCGGCCAGGTCGAGACGGTCGAGATCGTAAAGAGGCATACCCAGCAGATTGGACAAGCGTGAACGGGCGACGCTGATGCCCTTGTCGCTTTCCACCGGGCGCAGGTTGGGTTCCTGCTGCCAGTCGCGATAATGCAGTTTCTGGCTCAAGGCTGCGTCGCGCAGTTTCGTGTCGATCAGCCCGCCACTCGCCAGCAGGCGGATGTGGCTTTCGGTCAGGGTCTCCATTTCCTTGCGCCCCTGCGCCAGATAATAGGACGGGCGGCGCTGGGCGATCATCAGTGACAACATCTGGCGCAGGGCCAGGCCGCGTTCGGCCAGGCTGGCATCGGGCGAGCGACTCGGATCGAGCAGGGCGTTGCTGCGCTCGAAGTCGGCGCCGTACCAGATGCGCAGGCCGTCGGCCAGGCCGTGAACTTCGCCATGCCCTGGGGCTGCCGACAGCGGCACGCTGTTGAGGTAGTCACGCACGATGTTTTGCCGAGCCTCGAGGGTCTGCGGCCCCTGCTGATAAGCGCGCACGCTGGCGGAAATCATCTGCCGCAGCTTCTCGCCTGCCGACAGGGTCAGGCCGTCGGGGGAGTGGCGGTATTTCTCCAGCTGGGTGGCCAGGGTGCTGCCCCCCGCGGATTGATCCTGCATGTCGAGTACCTTGCCGAGCTGCGACAGCGCGGCCATGGCAAAGCGTGGCCAGTCCACCGCCGGGTTGGCCTGAGGTTGGGCGGGATCGAGCAGATAGCGGTTCTCGATGAACAGCAGGCTGCTGACGACCAGCGGCGGGATACTGGCGAAATCGGCATAGCCTTGCTGCGGGTAGTGAAATTCGTAGAACGGTGTGCCACGGCAGTCGCTGATGCTCAGCCCGCTCTGACTCTTCTCGACGAAGGGGGGAAACAGGCCGTGACTGCTGTACGCCATCAGTTCCGGGGAGAAGCGCGATTGTGCGCTGATCAGGAAGTCGCGCTGTTGCAGGCGCTCCAGCATCAATGGCAGATAGGCATAGCCCTGGCGTTTATCAAAGGGGCCATCGCTGGGATAGAGGATGCTCGGGCTGGGCCCGGGTTCGACCTGATAGGTCAGGCTGGCGGCGTAGCGGCTCAGCTCACGTGCCTGGAAGTGGGCGCTGCGCAATTCGAATACGAACAGCGCAACAGCGACCAGCAGCAGGGCAATCAGCAGCAGATACAGCAGCAGGCGCCAACGTCGTGACTTCGAGCCCCGCGCCGTACCCGCAATGGGGAGAGCACTCGAGCGTAAATCGCGCTGCTCAGGGTCGGATTGCCATAATGCGCCCATAATCCCCCGGCCTGACCTGTCTGCTTCACAAAGGCCGCGAAACTGTCGTTCGCTGAATCTTGACCAAGCTACGACCGTCTCGCCTGTCCCTTACAAGCTTAGTCGCTATGCACGTATCCGACAGGCCGGATGGACATATCAAGGCTGGGCGATGGCCTGCTAGACTCGGCGACAACGCAAAATGCAGGTAACCGGCATGCAGCGCGATCACCGAGAACAGCTTCAGCAGAGCTGGCAGGCCAACGCCGATGCCTGGGCTGCCGCGGTGCGCGAACAGCGCATCGAGAGCCGGCGCCTGGTCACCGACGCGGCGATTCTGCAGGCGGTGCTGGCACTGGCGCCCAAGCGCGTGCTGGACGTCGGTTGCGGCGAGGGGTGGCTGTGCCGAGGATTGGCCGAACATGGCATCGAGCCAGTCGGGGTGGATGCGTCCGCACCGCTGATCGAAGCAGCCCGCGCCGCCTGTGATGGCCGCAGCCAGTATCGTGTTTGCGGTTATGCCGAGCTGGAGGAGCATGCCGAGCAACTCGGTCGCTTCGAAGTGCTGGTGTGCAACTTCGCGTTGCTCGAAGAGCCGCTGGAGCCGGTGATGCGCAGCCTGCACGGGCTGTTGGCGCCGGGCGGCAGTCTGCTGATTCAGACCCTGCATCCGTGGCGCGCCAGCCATGGTGAGCCTTATCAGGATGGCTGGCGGGTAGAGGACTTCGCCGGTTTCGGTGAGGGTTTCCAGGCGCCCATGCCCTGGTTCTTCCGCACCTTGCAGTCCTGGTTGTCCCTGATGGGCGAGACCGGTTGGCGTCTGGAGTGGTTGCAGGAGCCGCTGCACCCGGAAAGCGTGCAGCCTGTGTCATTGTTGCTGCTGCTCAAGCCGCTCTGACATGCAATTGCTGCTCAATCTTGACGTGCCCGACCTGCAGGCGGCTGTCGCGTTCTATCGGCAGGCACTCGATCTGCGTGTGGGACGCTATCTGTTCGAGGGCAGCGTAGTCGAAATGCTCGGTGCCCCGGTGCCGATTTACCTTCTGCACAAGGCTGCCGGGTCGCCTCCTTGCCCGGGTGTGCCATCGCCGCGTGATTACGAGCGTCACTGGATGCCTTTACACCTCGATTTCATCGTCGAGGATCTCGATGCTGCACTGGCCCGCGCGCTGGCAGCAGGTGCGCGTCAGGAAGGCGAAATCAGTGAGCAGCAATGGGGGCGCCTGGTAACGCTTAGCGACCCCTTCGGCCATGGTCTGTGCCTGTTGCAATGGTGTGGCGATGGTTACGGGCAGGTCACAACCCGTTCAGGAGAGAGTGATGCGTACGATTGAATTGGCTGGCGTTGCGGTGCCGGTAATAGGGCAGGGCACCTGGCGCATGGGCGAGGATCAGCGCCAGCGCGCGCGTGAGATCGCAGCCCTGCAAGAAGGCATCGATTTGGGGCTGACGCTGATCGACACCGCTGAAATGTACGGTGAGGGTGGCGCCGAGGAAGTCGTCGGCGCCGCTATCGCTGGGCGGCGCGACGAGGTGTTTCTGGTCAGCAAGGTGTACCCACACAATGCCAGCCTGCAGGGTGTCCAGGCCGCTTGCGAGCGTAGCCTACGGCGCCTGGGTTGTGAGTCTATCGACCTCTATCTGCTGCATTGGCGCGGGCGCTATCCGCTGGCAGAAACGGTGGAGGGCTTCGAGCGCCTGCGCGAACAGGGCAAGATCGGCGCCTGGGGCGTTTCCAACTTCGATCTGGATGACCTGCTCGAACTGGATCAGCCAGCCTGCGCGACCAATCAGGTGCTATACAACCTCGAAGCCCGCGGCATCGAATATGACCTGCTGCCCTGGCAACAGCAGGCGACCCTGCCATTGATGGCCTACTGTCCGTTGAGCCAGGCAGGGGCACTGCTACATGAGCCGGCGCTGTTGGAAGTGGCCAGGCGTCATGCCGTTACACCTGCTCAGGTAGCGCTGGCCTGGACGCTCAGGCAGGAAGGCGTGATCGCCATTCCCAAGGCGGTGAGCCGCCAACATCTACGTGACAACGCTGCGGCGGCTTCACTGATTCTGGATAGAGGTGATCTGGAGGTGCTGGATGCGGCGTTTGCACCGCCGCGAGGCAAGCAGAGACTAGAGATGGTCTGAAGCTAGGTGCGCCGTGCACATCGGGAACCTGCGAAGCGACAGAGCGCGTGCCCTGTCGCATGTCATGCGGGCTCAGTTGGCCGGATCGGCAGCCAGGCGCCCGGCGTCTTTGAGCAAGGCCTTGAGGAAGGCTTCCTGCAGCTCCGGATCGTTGCGCGTCAGTTCGATCAGGCTCTGCTCGAGTTCGCTGGCTTCCTCTTCCAGGCCTAGATCCGACAAGCGCTTGACCCGGTGTACCCATTGCGCCACGTCGTCACCTTCGAGGTCGTCGAAGATCAGGTCATGGGCCTCGCGCAGCTTGCCACGTAGCGTGTGGCTGACCATCAGCGTTGCCGTCGCCTGGACCGACTCTTCACCCAAGCGATCCTCTACGCTCAGTTGCAGCGTGTTCAGGCGGGCCATGTTCTGCTCGGTAAACGGGCTATCCAGCAGATTCAGGCGCAGAACGCCGGTATTGTCGGTAAGCAGCTCGAACTGCTGGTCGGCTGTCTTGATCAGTACCGGGCGCTCGGACCAGGGCAGGTTGATGTACTCCATGCGTCGGTCGCGCTGGAGTTCCTCGATGCTCGCCAGGTTCTGCTCGGCGCGACCATTGGACTCGACGTTCATGAACGGGTTGAGGCCCGCCATGCCGTAGCTGATCCAGTCACGAGTGACAGTCTCCGGCAGGCTGCCGAGCAATACCACGTTGAGTACGTTGGCGCCGACGCCTGCGACCACGGCAACTGCCCCCAGCGGCACTTCATACAGCTCGCGCCAGGGTTGATAGGGGGTGTAGCGGTCATAACGACGAGTGACCTCGAACGCCGTGACCTCGTAGCTCTTCTGATCATGCACACGAATCCGTCGCTGTGGCAGCTCCAGCACCTTTGGCTCGCCCACGTCGATCTGCAACTGGTGATCCAGTAGTTTGCGTTCGACGCGCTCCTCGTGTTCGCTGCGTTGCGGCAACTGATTGGCGCAACCGCTGAGGAAGAGGGCGCCGCACAAGGCGGCGCCGGTCAGGCGAAGTTTGTTGCTCGTGTGCATGATGTCTCGGTGCGGCGTGATCAGCGGCTGATACGGGCTTGCAGGAACGGCAGGATGTCGGCCAGCGGCACAGCCTGCGCTTCGGTTTCGGCGCGGCTCTTGTACTCCAGGTTGCCATCGGCCAGACCACGGTCACTGACGACCACGCGGTGCGGAATACCGATCAGCTCCATGTCGGCGAACTTGATACCGGGGCTGGTTTTCTTGTCGCGATCATCCAGCAGCACCTCGTAGCCGGCGGCAGTCAGCTCGGCGTACAGCTTGTCGGTGGCCTCGCGTACTTGCTCGGTCTCATAGCGCAGCGGTACCAGGGCGATCTGGAAGGGGGCCAGGGCGTCGTTCCAGCGAATACCGCGCTCGTCGAAATTCTGCTCGATGGCGGCGGCTACCACGCGGGATACGCCGATGCCGTAGCAGCCCATGGTCAGGGTCACTGGCTTGCCGTTCTCGCCAAGTACCTGGCAGTTCATCGCTTCGCTGTACTTGGTACCGAGCTGGAAGATGTGACCGACTTCGATGCCACGTTTGATTTCCAGGGTGCCTTGGCCATCCGGGCTGGGGTCACCAGCGACGACGTTGCGCAGATCGGCAACCTCAGGCAGGGGCAGATCGCGCTCCCAGTTGACGCCGAAATAGTGCTTGTCTTCGATATTGGCGCCAGCAGCGAAGTCGCTCATCAGTGCGACGCTGCGATCGATGATGCAGGGGATCGGCAGGTTGACCGGACCGAGGGAGCCGGGGCCGGCGCCAATAGCGGCACGAATCTCGGCTTCACTGGCCATCTGCAGCGGGCTGGCAACCTGTTCCAGATTGGCGGCCTTGATTTCGTTCAGTTCATGGTCACCGCGCACGATCAGGGCGATCAGCTTGCCTTCTTCGGCCGCGTGCACCACCAGGGTCTTGATGGTCTTCTCGATGGCCAGACCGAAGCCCTGTACCAGCGCGTCGATGGTCTTGGTGTTGGGCGTATCGATCAGGCGCATGTCTTCGGCCGCTGCAAGGCGCGCTTTCTCACGCGGGATAGCTTCGGCCTTCTCGATGTTGGCGGCGTAGTCGGAGACATTGCTGAAGGCGATATCGTCTTCACCAGACTCTGCCAGCACATGGAATTCGTGCGAGCCGGTGCCACCGATGGAGCCAGTATCGGCCTGTACCGGACGGAAGTTGAGGCCCAGGCGGCTGAAGACATTACAGTACGCCTGATGCATGCGGTCGTAGGTTTCCTGCAGGGAAGCCTGGTCGGCATGGAAGGAGTAGGCGTCCTTCATGATGAACTCACGGCCGCGCATCAGACCGAAGCGTGGACGGATTTCGTCACGGAACTTGGTCTGGATCTGGTACATGTTGATCGGCAGTTGCTTGTAGCTGTTCAGCTCGTTACGGGCCAGGTCGGTGATCACTTCTTCGTGGGTCGGGCCGACGCAGAACTCGCGATCATGACGATCCTTCACGCGCAGCAGTTCGGGGCCGTACTGCACCCAGCGGCCAGATTCCTGCCACAGCTCGGCAGGCTGGATGGCTGGCATCAGCACTTCCAGCGCGCCTGTGGCGTTCATTTCTTCACGCACCACGGTCTCGACCTTGCGCAGCACGCGCAGGCCCATCGGTAGCCAGGTGTACAGGCCGGAGGCCAGTTTGCGGATCATGCCGGCACGCAGCATCAGCTGGTGGCTGATCACCACGGCATCGGAAGGGGTTTCTTTCAGGGTCGAGAGCAGGAACTGACTGGTACGCATGTTTGGCCGTTCTGTCGGTTGCTAGGGCTTGGAATAGGCCGGCATTGTACGGTGCCTATACAGTGGCGTACAGGACGGGGCAGTCGATGAAGTTCGATGTGTCCGAGGTTCCAGAGGGCGGGCGCCAGATCATCGCGGTAGGGGAGGTGGAAGATGGCAGGATTGACTGCGCTTGACGTTCAGACGCTGATTCGGGCGGGGCTACCAATGGCCGAAGACATCGATCTGCGGATCGACCGGCTCGATGACGAGGGTGTGCTGGCACGGGTGCCGTTTCAGGCCAAATTGGTGCGTCCAGGTGGAACGCTCTCTGGCCCGACCATCATGGCGTTGGGTGATGCAGCCATGTATGCCGTCGTGCTGGGGCGGCTCGGCCGAGTGGAGATGGCGGTAACCTCCAATCTCAATATCAACTTTCTGGTCAAACCCAAGCCGGTGGATTTGCTGGCTGATGCACGGATATTACGCTTGAGCCGACGTCAGGCAGTTTGTGAAGTGTCGTTATATTCGGCGGGTAATGAGAGCGAGTTGGTTGCACATGTGACAGGGACTTATGCCTTACCTCTTTAATAAAGCAGAGCAGAAATAAAGAAACCCGGCCAAGGCCGGGTTTCTTTGGTGCTGCTATCGAGTAACGCTGAAGTTACAGAACGCTCAGCGGGTAGTCGATGAAGAAGCGAACTTCGTTGAAGTCACCGCTAGCGCCACCGAAGTTAGCTGCGCCGTTGGCTGCAACTTGGTCGGCGCGGGCACGGTTGAGTGCCAGACGCAGGGACAGATCCTTCGCGGCGCCGTCTTGGATCACGTACTTGGCGCTGAAGCCCAGTTCGTGTTCCTTGCCGTCGGTGCCGGCGTCGGAGGTAACGTTCCAGCCTTTGACGTAACGAGCCATGAAGCTCAGGCCAGGTACGCCGTAGCTGCTCATGTCGATGTCGTAACGAACCTGTGCGGACTTCTCGTCTTCGCTCCAGAATTCGTTGGTCACGGCGTTAGCTACCCAGACGGTACCAGCACCATCTACACCATAGGCGTAGGGGGTCTCACCGCTAGATTGTTGGTAAGCCAGGGTGACAGTGTGAGCGCCGAAGCTGTAAGCACCAGCCAAGCTCCACAGCTTGTTGTCGACCTTGTCGCCAAGCTCTTTCTCTTGACTCTTGGTGCGGTAGGCATTCAGATCGAAGTTCAGGGACTGATCATCGCTGAATGGGATGGTGTAGTTGGCGTTGATGTAGTGCTTTTTCCAGTAGTCTTCGGTGTCGGCGAAGTGGTAGCCGGCGCTGAAGTTCTCGGTGAACTGGTAGTTTGCACCTACGAGGTTGGTCGAGGTCAGTTCAACGGAGTCGCGGGCGGTTTGAACCTGGCTGCTCAGGCCGGTGAAACGACCAGCGCTCAGCTCCAGCCCTTTGATTTCGTTGCTGACCAGATAGGTACCGGTGGCAACTTCCGGCAGGATGCGGCTGTCGTCGGTGGAGAATACCGGGCTGGCCACGAACTGGTTGCCGTATTTCAGAACGGTATCGGAGATGCGGAATTTGATAGCGCCGCCAACTTCGCTCTGAGTATCTTCAGGAGTGCCGTCGCTGTCAGTAGCGAACTGGTCGGTGCCGGTACGGCCCTTGCCGCTGTCCAGTTTAACGCTGGACAGGGAGTGAGCGTCGAAACCTACACCCACGGTGCCTTGAGTAAAGCCGGACTCGTACAGCAGACGCAGGCCTAGACCGCTTTCTTCACGGTAGCCGCTCTTGTAGCCGCTAGATTTGCTGGGATCTTCAATGTTGCCACCACCATTACGGTAGTCGCGGTTGAAGTACAGGGCGCGGGTGAAAATGTTGAAGCTGCTGTCTTCGATAAAACCGTTCGACTCGGACTGGCTGGAAGCCACTGCCATTTGGCTGGTGCCCGCGGCTACTGCCAGGGCGATTACGCTCCACTTCATCACTTGCATCGTGATTGCTCCTTTGGTTTAGAAGAGTTGCGCTGCCCACTGTTTTGTTATATGGGCGGCTCTTTCTTTTTGTGTCGGCGGTAACTTATAGCACGCAGCCAATATTGGCGATAGTTGCAGTCTATTCATTGCGGCTTCGTTTATGGCTCTGTCGCATGGCCTTATGAAGAATGTCGCAAATCTGTAGTTCTGCACTTGCGTTCCGTTAATGCCGACGCCTTCGCGGTTCTGAGGTGCCTGGGACCGCTGTTATTGATCGACTGCACGGCGTGCCGAGCATTGACGAGGGAGGTAGCAAAAGTCGTGCTCAAATTCATCGGTCGTCGCTAAAACCTTGATTTTTCGGCGCGCGATCGTGCTTCGCGTGTCACCGGGGCTGGGTTTTTCAAGGGTTTGCCCGGTGTTGCTGTGCGCGATTGATACCCGCCAGACGGTCGGCGATGACGCCTTGCGCGATACCGTCAGCGGTAACGGCTGGATGCGGCTATTACGGGAGGAAACAAAATGGTGCACGCCGGCGGTGCGAATATGCACGGACTGCCTTGCCATGGTGCGTGTGGCCTGGGTGAATTGTCGTCTGCAGCCACGTATGCTTCGCTCCCATCGCGTTGTGTCGGTCAGGCACTGCGTTTGCGTGTTGGGATTGAGTGAGGAGAACCGCCATGTTCGCCCTGGATTCGCGTTTGCAGCAGGACTGTCTGCTGATCGGGGATTTCCCCCTGTGTCGTTTGTTGTTGATGAACGACTCCCATTACCCCTGGTTCATCCTCGTGCCGCGCCGCGAGGAGGTCAGCGAGTTGTTTCAGCTGGATGCCGCCGATCAGCGCCAGCTCTGGTACGAAACCACATTGCTGGCCGAGACGCTCAAGGACACCTTCGCTGCCGACAAGATGAACGTGGCCACGCTGGGTAACGTTGTCAGTCAGTTGCATATGCATGTCATCGTTCGCCGGCGTGACGACGCTGCCTGGCCTGCTCCTGTGTGGGGGCGGCACCCCGCGCAGGCCTATGCGGATGAGCAGGTGCGCCGCCTCAAGGACAAGCTGCGCCTGGTACTGACCGAGGATTTTCAGTTCGCGGGAGAGCCGGCATGAGTCTCGACGCTCGTGTGATGGAGCTGGAGAGTCGTCTGGCTTTCCAGGATGACACCATTCAGGCCTTGAACGATGAGCTGATCGAGCAGCAGAAACGCATCGAGCGCTTGCAATTGCAGGTAATGGCTCTCGCGCGACGTCAGGAGGAGGCCCAGGGGCAGGCGAGTATCGCTATAGACGAAGCACCGCCACCGCATTACTGAGGCAAACCAATGCGCCGGGAGTGATCTGGGGCAAGCGAAGGGCCGAAGGATTACGGATGCAGACAACAAAAAAGCCCGCGAGAGATCGCGGGCTTTCGTTTTTCGGTGTGATTCAGCGGCGTGAGGGCGCTGCGGCGATCACATCCTCGGCTTGCAGACCCTTGTCGCGCTGCATGACCGAGAATTCCACGCGCTGTCCTTCGATCAGC
Protein-coding regions in this window:
- a CDS encoding transglycosylase domain-containing protein; this encodes MGALWQSDPEQRDLRSSALPIAGTARGSKSRRWRLLLYLLLIALLLVAVALFVFELRSAHFQARELSRYAASLTYQVEPGPSPSILYPSDGPFDKRQGYAYLPLMLERLQQRDFLISAQSRFSPELMAYSSHGLFPPFVEKSQSGLSISDCRGTPFYEFHYPQQGYADFASIPPLVVSSLLFIENRYLLDPAQPQANPAVDWPRFAMAALSQLGKVLDMQDQSAGGSTLATQLEKYRHSPDGLTLSAGEKLRQMISASVRAYQQGPQTLEARQNIVRDYLNSVPLSAAPGHGEVHGLADGLRIWYGADFERSNALLDPSRSPDASLAERGLALRQMLSLMIAQRRPSYYLAQGRKEMETLTESHIRLLASGGLIDTKLRDAALSQKLHYRDWQQEPNLRPVESDKGISVARSRLSNLLGMPLYDLDRLDLAARSTLQRDLQQQTSAYLQHLADPEFAGKIGLFGDRLLSPEKTAEVRYSFTLFERTATGSLVRVQTDSTDQPFDINEGSKLELGSTAKLRVLATYLEIIAELHQRHSGKTPAELRALEIAEQDHLSRWAVDYLRSNPGVDLASMLDAALERRYSANPHERFFTGGGVHTFGNFRREDNGRNPTLRESLRESINLPFVRLMRDLVRYSTYQSSAELLKDDKDPRRQEYLQRFADREGRTFLLRFWRKYQGQPEQQRLETFLSGLRQTSARLAAVHRYLIPNADEATFAAFLRAQVPQENLSDARITRLYNDYGPGAYSLPDQGYIARVHPLELWLLGFLIQQPQASFSDAVAASVDERQEVYGWLFRSRHKSARDSRIRIMLEVEAFSDIHRRWKNLGYPFQHLVPSLATALGSSGDRPAALAELMGIIQNDGIRQPVQRIDELHFAANTPYETRVERDPQSGKRVMPSEVAAALRGALSQVVEGGTARRLQGSFRLADGQALTLGGKTGTGDNRIESVGAGGRVLSSRAMNRTATFVFFLGPRHYGTLTAFVPGREAERFTFTSALPVQVLKGMAPILTPYLEPGSATLCQAPLSAQQASWQ
- a CDS encoding bifunctional 2-polyprenyl-6-hydroxyphenol methylase/3-demethylubiquinol 3-O-methyltransferase UbiG codes for the protein MQRDHREQLQQSWQANADAWAAAVREQRIESRRLVTDAAILQAVLALAPKRVLDVGCGEGWLCRGLAEHGIEPVGVDASAPLIEAARAACDGRSQYRVCGYAELEEHAEQLGRFEVLVCNFALLEEPLEPVMRSLHGLLAPGGSLLIQTLHPWRASHGEPYQDGWRVEDFAGFGEGFQAPMPWFFRTLQSWLSLMGETGWRLEWLQEPLHPESVQPVSLLLLLKPL
- a CDS encoding VOC family protein, whose product is MQLLLNLDVPDLQAAVAFYRQALDLRVGRYLFEGSVVEMLGAPVPIYLLHKAAGSPPCPGVPSPRDYERHWMPLHLDFIVEDLDAALARALAAGARQEGEISEQQWGRLVTLSDPFGHGLCLLQWCGDGYGQVTTRSGESDAYD
- a CDS encoding aldo/keto reductase, producing the protein MRTIELAGVAVPVIGQGTWRMGEDQRQRAREIAALQEGIDLGLTLIDTAEMYGEGGAEEVVGAAIAGRRDEVFLVSKVYPHNASLQGVQAACERSLRRLGCESIDLYLLHWRGRYPLAETVEGFERLREQGKIGAWGVSNFDLDDLLELDQPACATNQVLYNLEARGIEYDLLPWQQQATLPLMAYCPLSQAGALLHEPALLEVARRHAVTPAQVALAWTLRQEGVIAIPKAVSRQHLRDNAAAASLILDRGDLEVLDAAFAPPRGKQRLEMV
- a CDS encoding proline--tRNA ligase; translation: MRTSQFLLSTLKETPSDAVVISHQLMLRAGMIRKLASGLYTWLPMGLRVLRKVETVVREEMNATGALEVLMPAIQPAELWQESGRWVQYGPELLRVKDRHDREFCVGPTHEEVITDLARNELNSYKQLPINMYQIQTKFRDEIRPRFGLMRGREFIMKDAYSFHADQASLQETYDRMHQAYCNVFSRLGLNFRPVQADTGSIGGTGSHEFHVLAESGEDDIAFSNVSDYAANIEKAEAIPREKARLAAAEDMRLIDTPNTKTIDALVQGFGLAIEKTIKTLVVHAAEEGKLIALIVRGDHELNEIKAANLEQVASPLQMASEAEIRAAIGAGPGSLGPVNLPIPCIIDRSVALMSDFAAGANIEDKHYFGVNWERDLPLPEVADLRNVVAGDPSPDGQGTLEIKRGIEVGHIFQLGTKYSEAMNCQVLGENGKPVTLTMGCYGIGVSRVVAAAIEQNFDERGIRWNDALAPFQIALVPLRYETEQVREATDKLYAELTAAGYEVLLDDRDKKTSPGIKFADMELIGIPHRVVVSDRGLADGNLEYKSRAETEAQAVPLADILPFLQARISR
- a CDS encoding PaaI family thioesterase; this encodes MTALDVQTLIRAGLPMAEDIDLRIDRLDDEGVLARVPFQAKLVRPGGTLSGPTIMALGDAAMYAVVLGRLGRVEMAVTSNLNINFLVKPKPVDLLADARILRLSRRQAVCEVSLYSAGNESELVAHVTGTYALPL
- a CDS encoding OprD family porin gives rise to the protein MQVMKWSVIALAVAAGTSQMAVASSQSESNGFIEDSSFNIFTRALYFNRDYRNGGGNIEDPSKSSGYKSGYREESGLGLRLLYESGFTQGTVGVGFDAHSLSSVKLDSGKGRTGTDQFATDSDGTPEDTQSEVGGAIKFRISDTVLKYGNQFVASPVFSTDDSRILPEVATGTYLVSNEIKGLELSAGRFTGLSSQVQTARDSVELTSTNLVGANYQFTENFSAGYHFADTEDYWKKHYINANYTIPFSDDQSLNFDLNAYRTKSQEKELGDKVDNKLWSLAGAYSFGAHTVTLAYQQSSGETPYAYGVDGAGTVWVANAVTNEFWSEDEKSAQVRYDIDMSSYGVPGLSFMARYVKGWNVTSDAGTDGKEHELGFSAKYVIQDGAAKDLSLRLALNRARADQVAANGAANFGGASGDFNEVRFFIDYPLSVL
- a CDS encoding HIT domain-containing protein, which produces MFALDSRLQQDCLLIGDFPLCRLLLMNDSHYPWFILVPRREEVSELFQLDAADQRQLWYETTLLAETLKDTFAADKMNVATLGNVVSQLHMHVIVRRRDDAAWPAPVWGRHPAQAYADEQVRRLKDKLRLVLTEDFQFAGEPA
- a CDS encoding SlyX family protein — protein: MSLDARVMELESRLAFQDDTIQALNDELIEQQKRIERLQLQVMALARRQEEAQGQASIAIDEAPPPHY